The following are encoded in a window of Pseudoalteromonas sp. MM1 genomic DNA:
- a CDS encoding helix-turn-helix transcriptional regulator: MNINKDLIGVLSAPTGASSIVKRKLNSKGINSSTAADKMGVNPSTLSRFFNGSDLSISLAAKLSHHFGFDIDMLFNLEAQKKAYAAKKLNID; this comes from the coding sequence ATGAATATAAACAAAGATTTAATAGGCGTACTTTCTGCACCAACAGGGGCATCTTCAATTGTTAAACGCAAACTTAACAGTAAAGGCATAAACTCAAGCACCGCCGCCGATAAAATGGGGGTTAATCCATCAACGCTAAGTCGTTTTTTTAATGGCTCAGATTTAAGCATTAGCTTAGCGGCTAAATTGAGCCATCATTTTGGTTTTGATATAGATATGCTCTTCAACTTAGAAGCTCAAAAAAAAGCATACGCTGCAAAAAAATTAAACATCGATTAA